TGAAAGAATGGAAAAGGTGATACAAACAAGAGTACACGTGCGACTCGAACAGCAAATACACTAATGTCTTCCATTAGGAGTTCCACTCATGTAGGACATTTTAGGAGTATATATTTGCCCACTACTTGTATATATTCATATACCACCCACCTCTATGTTGCAAGTGCTTTGCTAAGTTGTAACAAAAACTCTGTATCTTTTTTCTCTCAatcagggccggctcaaggcctaggcaagttaggcctaggcctaaggccccacccaaaaaaaaaaaattccttaggAAAAAAAAGCCCCACTTTTCATAGTTAAAAGCCCAAATTTTTatacaatcatatatattttttaaatgttgtacattttttttagtagtgatatacaaattttactattggcttacaaattgccatgttattaatcacaaaaaacatgatataaacattcattagttaaattgatgaagtttatcaatgagagacaatatcacattatattttgaacattttatagtgcttttaattagcacatttttctttttcatttctattaagactctcaaagtacgagaccaatagaaccttaactcaattgaaaccctaaaatatttcaaaaagatgttgcaaatgtgttaaatcatcaattatagattaatctcccctaagagtttgagactttgatttttgtaaattaatatcttacaaaaccatacaccaaataatatctatctctctctctcttaaaatcaaaatatgaaattaaaaattagattacaactttatttaactatgcatcgtcttatatccaaaaaaagtatctttttcaatcataatatatttttatttctttttattaatatttataattcaactatgatattcaattctctatatgaaattaacattagtctagttggtattatttatgtatttaatgtatcaaattaaccttaatttgattagtattaaataattttgtttaattaatatttacatattaaaagcCCCATataaatttttcgccttaggccccaaattatgttgggccgcccctgCTCTCAATGAATGATAAGCGGTCAGTGGTGGTAGCAATGGCAAGGGTGGTGATTGTTTTCGACTTTGACAAGACTATCATAGACTGTGATAGTGATAATTGGATCGTGGATGAGTTGGGTGTCACCCAATTGTTCACTCAGCTCCTCCCTACCCTGCCTTGGAACTCTCtcatggttctttttttttcccctctgaGAAATAAGTATTAGTATGTTATGTATGTAAATAGTTGGTAATAGGGTtgatgttttatcatttttttcttaagcaAAACCAAACCACAAGTCTGATTATGAAAGTATTAGAGAATAATTTAAATTctgttttttttcctcttcctaaAAAAGACTTTTATGAGTTAATTTTCCATTggttgattattataataattattattattatttataaatacaatAGGTATGTGATGCTGacttattattttggttctagGATTGGATTTATTGTAATTACGAGGTTCTCACGTGTCATGCTTTGTATGCTATTATATTTTCAGGATAGGATGTTGATGGAGCTTCACTCTCAAGGAAAGACGATTGAGGACATTGCAGAGTGCTTGAAAAAGGTTCCATTGAATCCCAGGATTATATCTTCAATTAAATCAGCACATGCTTCTGGGTACTTTCCTAAACTTAAAAATTCAATACACACAATGCAATTTGATTTAATTGGGCCTTGGTTGAACTAGTCAAGGCTTACTTCTTAATATACTCTCTTTCCCATCTTTCTTTATCTTTTGTTCTATATTAATAGTCTTATTTAGTAAATTCAACTTTTTAAAGgaacattatttataaatacgttgtctttcaaaataaaagttacCAGTTTTCAAAACTATTCTTCTTAATGATAACTACATTTTAGAACATCCAAAAATAGAATAGAAGACTAATAATTTAGAACGAATGCTACATAAATTCTCTTTTGCTATTTAAACTCAACTAAGGTCATATGTTGAGTATAACATAGATACATACATATGAAATATAACATGTTATGTGTTGTtttagttatgagttatgagtttgTTAAGGACTATGTTGTAATGATGCATTAAATTGCAGGTGTGATTTGAGGATAGTCAGTGATGCAAATgcatttttcattgaaacaatCTTGAAACATCATGGGCTGATAAATTGTTTCTCAGAAATCAACACGAACCCAAGCTTTATTGATAGGGAAGGTAGGCTTAGAATCTTACAATTCCATGATCTCAATACGCCTCCTCATGGCTGCAATATTTGCCCTCCCAACATGTGCAAGGTAAATAAATTTGTCACCCAACAAATTTTCCTAGTACCAAAAGACTAAGGATTACAGTATTCCTTTTTGGTTGAAACTTATGCTTCATTGCATCTTCTACTTGTTATATCCAAGACTTGGACGGAAATCAAACTAAGCATAATTTTCAATATGGCGAATTGAGTTCCCTCGTCAAAGAATTAATGAAAGGAGATAATTCTTGCAAACTGATGTGTCATTAATCCAAATATATCTATTATGTCATTGAATCACAATCAATCAGTTTTAAGAGTCATTTGCAGTAAAATTGGTAGTAACAGAAATTTTCAGTTGATGTTAGTATGTCTTCCAACAGGGTCTAATAATGGAAAAGATCAGAGCTTTTGTATCAGCAGAGGGAAATAAGCGGTTCATCTATCTTGGTGATGGATCCGCAGATTTCTGCGCCAGTTTGAAGCTTGAAGGAGGAGATTTCCTGATGCCAAGGAAAGATTTCCCAATCTGGGAAATAATATGCACCAACCAAAGACTCATAaaagcaaacattcatgaaTGGAGCAATGGGGAGGACCTTGAAACCACACTGCTCAAGTTATTGAACTCAATCTTCCTTGAAGAAGAGAAAAGCAGTGTGAGAACTGATCAGTTGGTTGAAGTTGATTGCAAGTTCCTCACGAGTTCAATCATTACCCATGCATGATACCTTTAGCTATGCTCTCCCAGTTCCCCAATAGTTGTATGGGTCTCCATTTTGTGGTTATAAGAGTGCCACTTATGTTTCTAATGTAAGAACCTCTTATTAGCTTTTACCAATTGCAAATTACAATAACTCTGCGTCTTCTTGACGAGAAACTAAATTAGCTTTTCTCTGCATGGAAATCATTTTCCTTGAAGAATGAGACAACTACAGCTGTAATGATTATCATTTTCATGATAAGTGTTGGGGTTCAATCTCAACCAACCCAACATGCACATAtcatttttatatcaaaatcaCGCACAAGAATTCTCTGTTTCAATATTTTAGATAAAGTAAAATCCCAACATTCTATATCAAAGCCTCGCACAAAATTTTTAGTGTTCAATTTCCAACAttcaataaaatacaaaattaagacCGCCAAAAAGTGGAGTATGACGCACCTGGAAGCCAATAATGGCCCTCGCGTGGCTTATTGGGGCCCAAATGAATGGTCAGTACAAGCTGAAAACACACTAATTATTCTCCAAATGAGAAATGCTAGGGATACCAATTTTATGTCATAACTTGCCACATAATGAGTTGTGATTGGTAAAGATGTGTTAATGGGTCATATGGGAACACACCCTTACCAATTACAACTCGccatgtggcaagttgtggcacaaaattgtGCCAAAATTAGTGTCCCTAGCATTTCTCTCTACAAATATGTTgctttcaaacccaaaaagggTCCTAgtcactgtttttttttttttggtttcccacaGTGTTTCCTCAAGGCTTTCAACCAGAAACTAATCACTGTTCGTGCCGGGTGAGCCCACGAAGGGGTAAAGCACTGACcaaggaaattattttcaaagTGCAGGTAGCAGGACTCGAACTAGGGAGCACACCTAGTCGAGCCAAGTACAAGCACTTTGAGACCAAGAGCCCACGAAGGGGTCCTAGTCACTGTTTATACATCAACAAAAGTGcctaatataataattattaaacaGAGCATAGTAAAAATGGAGATATACATAAGCCCACTTCCCCTCCACGTATGAACCAACCAAAAATtcccaaacttaaaaaaagcATGACAATCCAGCTTACCTAACAAATCTCTTGCATAAGCATCTAAGGTATACAATTAAATAATGTGCCAAGAAGAAGatatattttaaaacttgaaaaaagcAAAGTCACCATCAATTATTGTTCTTATTATTACAATTTGTTCGTCACTGATGAATAATTATTTGAGGATTTACAGACAGCTCAGCCTACCTCAACTAACATACATAGATGGTTACAAATTAAAGAATGACAATATATACTtccttttctaaattttttttccttacatcTTTCCTTTTCCCCCTTTTATCTACAACACCCTATCAATCCTCTCACTTTATCATCCCCAACCAATCAAGAGAAAAtacaaaatctatatgataGATTACAGAAGGCAAATTTCCCCACATTccatctttttcctttcttttcttttagtaaTAGGTAAGTTACACGCTACTAACCGGTAAGTGTACATATTCTCCTTTTAGACTTCCAATGAAATTCGTGTTTTAATTGGTTTCAACTTTAGGCCCATACTTTCGGGGGAGAGAAGTTCCGGGGCAATGCAAGATGGACTCAAGGGGCTCCTTGGGCTGACACTTAATTGAGATGGCCGGTACAAGCCATATCCCATGAGGAAGTACTCCAATGGTATTAACATAGCATGGGGCTGCTCCTCTGTCACCATTGACCCACATGCCTGAACCTGTATGTCCCCATACCCTCCAATCAATAAAACTCACTTCCATATTCATAACAGCTTAATGTATATAATTGAAAGGAATAGACCCGCGTTACATACCTCAACTAGTGCACTGTATCGACTATCTAGATTGGAAATCATGTGGAGAGCCTCAGAATGAAATGGTGAGTTATCCCCAACAAAAATTAGAGAACGACATTGTAGTTTTCTCAATCCCTCAGTAATGTCAGGTCTCCTGATATTCATAAAACAATAATACAGTTATTCCAAATCTAAGGCATAAGCATGTCTGTGAATCACATTGTTTTAAAGTGAGATTTAAATCAAGAAACCACTCAACCAGTCTTCTTAAAGCATTAAAACAATTAATGAAGGCATATTCAATGGTACATTGTTTGCCAGTCACTGTAAAAAAGGTTACCATATCAATGGTTGCAATCCTCACATTGATCAGAGCTCACTGACTAATATGATTTATAGCCAACTTAAGATATATTCGGGGTTTATATTATACAGAAAGTCTACACTGATAtttaatgatttcaaaatagaCATTCATGCTCTCTAtttatggaaaataaagaaagacCATCCTAGGAACAGGGTTTACCCATTAATTGCTTCAAGAAACCGCCAAACATTTGAACTCTGCCTCTCCTCCAAAGActgttgaaagaaaaaaatgacaaggAAATCAGATAAGTGCTCAGCCTCTGACCACCacaatcaatcttttttttaattaatgaaaagcttattgaaaaaaataataataatgaaaggTAGGAAAAGCTAGAGGACTAACTCTTCTACAAGCCTGAACTATATCAGACTCTAGTACTTGAGCATTGCCACGAACATCCTGCGACCAATATTTAAAATCCAATCACTCAACAACTAGAAACACAAAGATTGCTTGAGAGGAATTGAAGCACAGGTATACCTTGCTGAAGTACCTCTTAAGCAATAACTCCTTCACCACTCCACACATGCCATAGAAGTAGAGTAAATTTGACATTACCTGCCAATGATATTAAATCTTATAAGAATAAGATTCCCTAACCCCCAATAAATAGTGAAAAGGTTCAGAAAAAGAACCTTATTATACAACCATTCCGTCCAAGAGGGTGCTTTGCATATAGGAGAAACAAGTATCAGACCAAGAACACGCGGTCTATATTTCATCTGTTGTCAAGAGTAACAGTAAGATCAGCTAATCCCCAAGAGACAACCTAAAAGTCACTTACAAGCAAAAAATGTATACCATGCCAAGGATGAGAACTTACTGCAAATAGGGTAAGGATGTAAGCTCCAGCTGTAACCCCCAAACACATCACAGCGCCAAGTCTAAGTGCGcgcacgagagagagagagagagagagagagagagagacatcaGTTGCCTTTCTTCATTATATCCAAACATAAGTAAATGAtgatgatgcatgaacaaaatAACAGACGCATGGGCTGTTTGATATGAATAGTCGGAATATCTTTTTCCACCTTTTTCAGACAACTAGAAGAAGCATTGAAAGCCAACGGAAATTATAATACAGCCATACAAACCATTTGAAGCAAATGAGAGACAACTCTTACAAAAATTTCTGATTAGCTGACATTTAGAAGATAGAGCACATTAATATTAAGTGGagaaaaaaattacccaaaataGTTGAGAACCTCGACAATCTGATCTGCTAAATCATCAGCAGAAAGCACAGGGTTGTCAGGACCAATATCAGCAGCTCCCAACTGCAACAGCTCTTGAAGAAATAAATTATGTGAATTAAAAGCATTCAATGAAAGAGATAGTACAGAAATGCAGACAAGAAAATCCAACAGAACCAAGATAAACAGACAAGCTCGCGAGTTACAAACCTCGTGTCCTGGAGGACTGATATGATATATGCAAAAATTGTGTAGTAACAACGAACATGCTTCTGGACAAAAGAATAATCCTTGAAAGCAGGAAACATCTGATCAATCACGTGCATAGAGAAAAATCTAAGTTAGAGTAGATAGCTTGATGAAACTTCCTTATATTACCATTTGACTTCTTAATTTCACAATGCAAAAAATGGGCATATACTGCatattttcatttctcataCCCAACAACATGTTGAATTTAGATTCAAATTCAAACTATGCCCATCAAGAATGCAATTATTTTGACAAGGGTTGatagaaattttcaattttaggaaaaaattatgactttttttagaaacaaatcaTTATTCAAGTCCCCTAGCCAATGTAATTTGGTTATACCAATTATGTACAAAAATTCCTGACAATGTAAATTCTCATAAAATCTTGCTTCATACTCATaatttcccaaaattttggacAATCTGATCTAGTTCTCCGTACTGATTTCATAGCAATTaactacaccaaaaattaacTGTGTACACTGACACTGAATTAATAAGTTTATCAACCAATTCTACCACTACTTAACTGGTTTGGTGAGTAAGTAATGCAGCAATGGACATGCTGGATCATGACAATCCATATGTATGAGCAACAGAAAGACAGaaaaaaattcatgtaaaatattAAGTTTAGTTTACTTACGATTTAGAGATAAGTCAGGATAAGTGACAAGAGCTGGCTTGTCCTGATCCCCAAACACAGCAACAGACACAGGACCGTGACAAGTTTTTATAAGATGCTCCTGCAAGACATTTTTGAAAGTGCACATACAAATTTTAGtcatattcataaaattaagCAGAGCAAATTAAACATGGAGtaaccatttttcttttcctgtccAATCTGGTAATCAAGCAAAACCTATCATAACCTCATAATAACCATTAAGAGGTAAAACCTTCCATCACAAGTCCACTGCCTTTTGGGGGTTCTTTACTTCAAAAAGTAGAACATTCAAGGCACACTcacattaaatatataaatgcaaCCATATTTTCATGTGCAGTTGTACCTCTCTTTTTCCATTAATAAGTTACACACCCACTTAGTGATTCTTGAACCCAAAAACCTCACCCTCAAATCTCTATACTATTATTATAGAAGGCAGAAGCCCTATTTGAGCTAGAACTCATTGGCACATGTGCAGTTGGTAAAGTGTATAATGTAACCAAAATTCACAAGTGCAGTTGCACCTTAAAAGAACAAGCCTAACTACTTTGCACATATTGTCAAATTAGCATTCTTTCACATAATCAAGTTGTCCAAGTTCAAAAATCAATCAACCACATTTATCAActaattgaaaaatagattGAGCTTATATTGATCGATCActaatttgagaattttttaaGACATTTCAAACACAGCAAAAGTGACTAAATAAATATAGCTCACAAAACAACAAATTCCTTATTAAGACTTTAAGCCAAAATCCCCAAAACCCAGAACAATTATCAAATTCCAAAAGAAACACCCCCACAATACATTgtcaaaaacagaaaaagaatcCCCACACTGCCTGcattgaaaaaaattcaaactcttAATAATCATTAGAAGTTTACTATGTTGGATGCTCAAACTCAGAATCAAAGCCTGAAGGTACTGGTTTCTTGCCATTTCACAAAAAGCTTAATTCATGCAACATTTGCATTCAACAGCAAAGATATTCCACCAGAATTTAcattcaaaacacaaaacaaaatcaacaaaggATAGAGACCAAGACAATATAACAATCAcataaattgtaaataaataaataaataataaaactctTTGATTCAAttcttagaagaaaaaaaaaatcagttgagGCATGATACTAAAActcttcaattaaaattttagttttttttcctGTTCCATAAactaaatattctttttttcgTTTCCtaaattttctcagcaaccaaacaaagcgTATAAGAACGCACATTGAGATGAATGgaatgcgtgtgtgtgtgtgtgtgtgtgcattagtttacctttccgcCAAATGCGATCCCCTCCATATCAACCGACACTGAATCGCTTGAATCCcccatatctctctctctctctccctttctctctctcagtttGGAGAGGCATTGGCTTTGGCTTCCATGGCTtatataacacacacacacacacacacactctctctctttcgctatttgaaaactaaaaactcgTTGTTAACTCGGCCGTGTCTTGGACGAGTCACCGACGCTTGATTcaagagagagagctcacgagAGGTCCACACGAATCCTAAAACCGGAGACTCTGGTCAATATTTAACCAGGGTTAACAGAGGCCgacagtttttcctttttccaaaTTACCTTGTTACCCTTGTGACCGACGACTATGGTTTAGGTTTTGGGGCTacattacaatttttatttttatttttccttttcacccttgaaatttaggttttttttttttttttttgagagaaaaaagtaagtaaattttattgaactaaatATCCAAATCACTAGGTAGATATTCTACCCATACATGTCTGCAGATAAAACAGCTTTTCTAGTTAAGGCGTGAGCTAATCTATTTCGTTCCCTTCGAACATGCTGGAATTTGCAATACTAAAGAATACACCTAAACTTCAACTCTCATGTATCACATGACCAAACAAAGTGCTGCATCTTCTCGGATCAGTCAAGGCTTTGATCACCCGTGAGTAGTCTCCTTCTATTTCCACATTGAACAAGTTCAGCTCTTTGGCAAACACTACTGCACATCTTGCTGCCAAAGCCTCCGCCAACTCCACGGACTAAACCAATGGGATCTTTTGACTCAAAGCAGAGATAATATTTCCTGTGTGATCTTGAAAGACAACTCCAATTCCTACACAACCCAAAGCATCAAAAAATGCAGCATCAAAGTTACCCTTATAATTCTGCTCCATTGGAGGAGTCCAGCGAA
This DNA window, taken from Quercus robur chromosome 2, dhQueRobu3.1, whole genome shotgun sequence, encodes the following:
- the LOC126708564 gene encoding thiamine phosphate phosphatase-like protein, which produces MNDKRSVVVAMARVVIVFDFDKTIIDCDSDNWIVDELGVTQLFTQLLPTLPWNSLMDRMLMELHSQGKTIEDIAECLKKVPLNPRIISSIKSAHASGCDLRIVSDANAFFIETILKHHGLINCFSEINTNPSFIDREGRLRILQFHDLNTPPHGCNICPPNMCKGLIMEKIRAFVSAEGNKRFIYLGDGSADFCASLKLEGGDFLMPRKDFPIWEIICTNQRLIKANIHEWSNGEDLETTLLKLLNSIFLEEEKSSVRTDQLVEVDCKFLTSSIITHA
- the LOC126708574 gene encoding protein NDL2-like isoform X1, translating into MGDSSDSVSVDMEGIAFGGKEHLIKTCHGPVSVAVFGDQDKPALVTYPDLSLNHVSCFQGLFFCPEACSLLLHNFCIYHISPPGHELGAADIGPDNPVLSADDLADQIVEVLNYFGLGAVMCLGVTAGAYILTLFAMKYRPRVLGLILVSPICKAPSWTEWLYNKVMSNLLYFYGMCGVVKELLLKRYFSKDVRGNAQVLESDIVQACRRSLEERQSSNVWRFLEAINGRPDITEGLRKLQCRSLIFVGDNSPFHSEALHMISNLDSRYSALVEVQACGSMVTEEQPHAMLIPLEYFLMGYGLYRPSQLSVSPRSPLSPSCIAPELLSPESMGLKLKPIKTRISLEV
- the LOC126708574 gene encoding protein NDL2-like isoform X2 yields the protein MGDSSDSVSVDMEGIAFGGKEHLIKTCHGPVSVAVFGDQDKPALVTYPDLSLNRLFFCPEACSLLLHNFCIYHISPPGHELGAADIGPDNPVLSADDLADQIVEVLNYFGLGAVMCLGVTAGAYILTLFAMKYRPRVLGLILVSPICKAPSWTEWLYNKVMSNLLYFYGMCGVVKELLLKRYFSKDVRGNAQVLESDIVQACRRSLEERQSSNVWRFLEAINGRPDITEGLRKLQCRSLIFVGDNSPFHSEALHMISNLDSRYSALVEVQACGSMVTEEQPHAMLIPLEYFLMGYGLYRPSQLSVSPRSPLSPSCIAPELLSPESMGLKLKPIKTRISLEV
- the LOC126708574 gene encoding protein NDL2-like isoform X3; its protein translation is MFVVTTQFLHISYQSSRTRELLQLGAADIGPDNPVLSADDLADQIVEVLNYFGLGAVMCLGVTAGAYILTLFAMKYRPRVLGLILVSPICKAPSWTEWLYNKVMSNLLYFYGMCGVVKELLLKRYFSKDVRGNAQVLESDIVQACRRSLEERQSSNVWRFLEAINGRPDITEGLRKLQCRSLIFVGDNSPFHSEALHMISNLDSRYSALVEVQACGSMVTEEQPHAMLIPLEYFLMGYGLYRPSQLSVSPRSPLSPSCIAPELLSPESMGLKLKPIKTRISLEV